Proteins encoded by one window of Streptomyces sp. ALI-76-A:
- a CDS encoding SRPBCC family protein: protein MAQAYWSSVFTSSADETWAVVRRFNGLPDWHPAIRASEIIGGGGGLTPGAVRLLTGVDGSFYRERLVALDDADRKLSYEILEAPLPVRGYRSTLHVQPVADTGGAFLSRHATFDPAEGTTAQDATAVLEAAYAPALAV, encoded by the coding sequence ATGGCACAGGCGTACTGGAGCTCCGTCTTCACCAGCTCCGCAGACGAGACATGGGCCGTCGTCCGGCGGTTCAACGGCCTGCCCGACTGGCACCCGGCCATCCGGGCGAGCGAGATCATCGGGGGCGGGGGCGGGCTCACCCCCGGTGCGGTCCGCCTTCTCACCGGGGTGGACGGCAGCTTCTACCGGGAACGGCTCGTGGCGCTGGACGACGCCGACCGGAAGCTGAGCTACGAGATCCTCGAGGCACCGCTGCCGGTCCGCGGCTACCGCTCGACGCTGCACGTCCAGCCCGTCGCCGACACCGGCGGCGCCTTCCTCAGCCGGCACGCCACCTTCGATCCGGCCGAGGGCACCACCGCCCAGGACGCCACCGCAGTCCTCGAAGCGGCCTACGCCCCGGCCCTCGCAGTATGA
- a CDS encoding NAD(P)H-binding protein encodes MKVFQIGAAGGVGRRLAGLLSERGDEVTGMHRSPAQADTIRATGAAPVTGDLIADSVDELAGKLAGHDAVVFSAGAHGTGMDKTTLIDGKGLEKAAAAAETAGVPRFVLVSVFPDALRGDGASEGFEHYVRVKKSADVHLTRTGLNWLIVRPGTLLDGPGTGRVTAGPAVEYGDVHRDDVAAFIDAALHEPALSHVIVELTSGDTPIADAVARLV; translated from the coding sequence ATGAAGGTGTTCCAGATCGGTGCCGCCGGAGGTGTCGGCAGGAGGCTCGCCGGCCTGCTGTCCGAGCGCGGTGACGAGGTGACCGGCATGCACCGCAGCCCGGCCCAGGCGGACACGATCCGCGCGACCGGTGCGGCGCCGGTGACCGGCGACCTGATCGCCGACTCTGTAGACGAGCTCGCCGGCAAGCTCGCCGGGCACGACGCAGTGGTGTTCTCGGCCGGCGCCCACGGAACCGGCATGGACAAGACCACGCTCATCGACGGCAAAGGCCTGGAGAAGGCAGCCGCTGCGGCCGAGACCGCAGGAGTCCCACGCTTCGTCCTCGTCTCCGTGTTCCCCGACGCCCTGCGCGGCGATGGGGCATCCGAAGGCTTCGAGCACTACGTCAGGGTCAAGAAGAGTGCCGACGTCCATCTCACCCGCACAGGCCTCAACTGGTTGATCGTCCGCCCGGGCACGCTGCTCGACGGACCGGGTACCGGGCGGGTCACCGCCGGGCCCGCCGTGGAGTACGGCGACGTACACCGCGACGATGTCGCCGCGTTCATCGACGCCGCACTGCACGAGCCCGCCCTCAGCCATGTCATCGTCGAGCTGACTTCCGGCGACACCCCCATCGCGGACGCGGTCGCCCGCCTCGTCTGA
- a CDS encoding IS30 family transposase, translating to MPPISLAEPTGRYLAFEEREEIAILRAMNKGVREIARALGRDPGTISRELRRNAATRGGKQEYRATVAQWKAQQAAKRPKTAKLTGNDRLRENVQDRLAGSVRRPDNTIVTGPRTPAWKGLNKPHRQDRRWATAWSPEQISHRLHVDFPDDGSMRISHEAIYQALFIEGRGALKRELVTCLRTGRALRTPRARSQNKPQGHVTADVVLSERPAEAADRAVPGHWEGDLIIGTGRSAIGTLVERSSRSTLLVHLPRLEGWGERTPAKNGPSLGGYGAIAMNAALTTSMTHLPEQLRKTLTWDRGKELSGHAQFALDTGTKVFFADPHSPWQRPTNENTNGLLRQYFPKGTDLSRWSSTDLEAVAMAINNRPRKVLGWRTPAEVFEEQLRSLQQPGVATTG from the coding sequence ATGCCTCCGATCTCGTTGGCCGAGCCCACGGGCCGGTACCTCGCGTTCGAGGAGCGCGAGGAGATCGCGATCCTCAGGGCGATGAACAAGGGCGTGCGCGAGATCGCCCGCGCCCTGGGGCGTGACCCCGGAACGATCTCTCGCGAACTGCGCCGCAACGCCGCCACGCGCGGCGGCAAGCAGGAGTACCGCGCGACGGTCGCCCAGTGGAAAGCACAGCAGGCCGCCAAGCGCCCGAAGACCGCGAAACTCACAGGCAACGACAGGTTGCGTGAGAACGTACAGGACCGGCTCGCCGGCAGCGTCCGCCGCCCCGACAACACGATCGTCACCGGGCCCAGGACGCCTGCATGGAAGGGGCTGAACAAGCCGCACCGGCAGGACAGACGATGGGCGACGGCATGGAGCCCGGAGCAGATCTCGCATCGACTCCATGTCGACTTCCCCGATGATGGGTCCATGCGCATCAGCCACGAAGCGATCTACCAGGCGCTGTTCATCGAAGGCCGTGGCGCGCTCAAGCGGGAACTGGTCACGTGTCTGCGCACCGGCCGGGCGCTGCGGACTCCCCGCGCACGGTCGCAGAACAAACCGCAGGGGCATGTCACCGCGGACGTCGTCCTCAGCGAACGCCCCGCCGAGGCCGCAGACCGCGCGGTCCCCGGACACTGGGAAGGCGATTTGATCATCGGGACGGGCCGCTCCGCGATCGGCACGCTTGTCGAGCGCAGCAGCCGCTCCACACTCCTGGTACACCTGCCCCGGCTGGAGGGCTGGGGCGAAAGGACACCCGCGAAGAACGGCCCCTCGCTCGGAGGCTATGGCGCGATCGCGATGAACGCGGCGCTCACCACGTCGATGACGCACCTGCCCGAGCAGCTACGCAAGACCCTCACCTGGGACCGAGGGAAGGAACTCTCCGGCCACGCCCAGTTCGCTCTCGACACCGGGACGAAGGTGTTCTTCGCCGATCCGCACTCGCCCTGGCAACGACCGACAAACGAGAACACGAACGGGCTGCTGCGTCAGTACTTCCCGAAGGGCACCGACCTCTCCCGCTGGTCGTCCACGGACCTCGAAGCCGTCGCCATGGCGATCAACAACCGGCCCCGCAAAGTCCTGGGTTGGCGGACACCGGCCGAGGTCTTCGAAGAACAGCTACGCTCGCTGCAACAGCCCGGTGTTGCAACGACCGGTTGA
- a CDS encoding GntR family transcriptional regulator, whose amino-acid sequence MEKTQLNDRAVAPARRRGLADEVADRIREAIFSGAYAPGAPLREVELSGVLQVSRGPVREALRVLEREGLVHCAWHRGTVVTTLSAEDVAELDSLRGALEDLAVQQVIANASDEDLATIERAAGGLDHTTDPHAMVRLDIAFHDAVFAATGHQRLAAAWETIRCQVHLFLLTRIGLSTEGYLDCIPQEHHALAAALRARDSQAALPLFAAHRRHAMDVVTGTSNPA is encoded by the coding sequence ATGGAGAAAACGCAACTCAACGATCGCGCGGTGGCCCCCGCCCGCCGTCGCGGACTGGCCGACGAAGTCGCCGACCGGATCCGGGAGGCGATCTTCAGTGGTGCATACGCCCCCGGGGCACCGCTGCGAGAGGTCGAACTCTCCGGCGTGCTGCAGGTCAGCAGGGGTCCGGTGCGGGAGGCTCTGCGCGTACTGGAGCGCGAGGGACTCGTGCACTGCGCCTGGCACCGCGGCACCGTCGTCACGACGCTGTCCGCAGAGGATGTCGCCGAGCTCGACAGCCTGCGCGGCGCGCTCGAGGATCTCGCCGTCCAGCAGGTCATCGCGAACGCCTCGGACGAGGACCTCGCCACCATCGAAAGGGCGGCCGGCGGGCTGGATCACACGACGGACCCACACGCCATGGTCCGCCTGGACATCGCCTTCCACGACGCCGTGTTCGCCGCCACCGGCCACCAGCGGCTCGCCGCGGCCTGGGAGACCATCCGCTGCCAGGTCCACCTGTTCCTGCTCACCCGCATCGGCCTCAGCACCGAGGGCTACCTCGACTGCATCCCCCAGGAGCACCATGCACTGGCCGCCGCCCTGCGCGCGCGCGACTCTCAAGCCGCCCTCCCCCTCTTCGCAGCCCACCGCCGCCATGCGATGGACGTCGTCACCGGCACGTCGAACCCGGCCTGA
- a CDS encoding MFS transporter, translating to MLTTSLATPPSPLSARRRWTVLAVCALSMFLVGVDTTIVNVGLPEIGHGLDVGTRGLEWAVNAYTVVLASLLMVSGALADRFGRRRVFQCGLLVFGLASLACALAPSLGVLVAARAVQGVGASMLSPVALAIVVNAMPDPRERARAIGVWASVFGLSMAAGPVTGGALIAAFGWRSVFWINAPVVAAALVLVAVFVPESRAQRARRLDLPGQVLLTVVLLLFVGVLIEGPGIGWASPTALIGYALITAATAGFIVVELRRSEPLMDLGLFRRPPFATAVLGAMAVFVALNVTLLLNTLYLQHARSWTPLESGAATLPMALGATLCATWSGALVARFGPRRPLILAGAFTTAGGVCLINLDQDTSVPLLLLAHLLIGIGFGFANAPLTNTAVSGLPPSRAGVAGAVTSTARQVGAAIGIAVAGGLVAGAGPNSLAAASRPGWLLVAACGLFLFAVARASQPVAVDTLQPSADSMQGALKPQSRRA from the coding sequence ATGCTCACGACATCCCTGGCCACTCCACCCTCCCCGCTGAGCGCACGCCGGCGCTGGACCGTGCTGGCCGTCTGCGCGCTCAGCATGTTCCTCGTGGGTGTGGACACGACCATCGTCAACGTAGGCCTGCCCGAGATTGGGCACGGCCTTGACGTGGGCACCCGCGGTCTGGAATGGGCGGTCAACGCTTACACCGTGGTCCTGGCCAGTCTCCTCATGGTTTCCGGCGCGCTCGCGGACCGCTTCGGACGGCGCCGCGTCTTCCAGTGCGGACTGCTCGTCTTCGGCCTGGCCTCCCTCGCGTGCGCCCTCGCTCCGTCACTCGGCGTGCTCGTCGCCGCTCGGGCCGTCCAGGGGGTCGGGGCCTCCATGCTGAGCCCCGTGGCCCTGGCGATCGTGGTGAACGCGATGCCCGACCCACGGGAACGGGCCCGGGCGATCGGCGTATGGGCGTCGGTCTTCGGGCTCAGCATGGCGGCAGGCCCGGTCACCGGCGGGGCGCTCATCGCCGCGTTCGGCTGGCGTTCGGTGTTCTGGATCAACGCGCCGGTCGTCGCCGCCGCCCTCGTCCTGGTCGCCGTGTTCGTGCCGGAATCCCGCGCACAGCGCGCCCGGCGCCTCGACCTGCCCGGCCAGGTGCTCCTCACCGTGGTCCTCTTGCTCTTCGTCGGCGTCCTCATCGAAGGACCCGGCATCGGCTGGGCCTCACCCACGGCCCTCATCGGCTACGCCCTGATCACGGCCGCGACAGCCGGGTTCATCGTGGTCGAGCTGCGCCGCAGCGAACCCCTCATGGACCTCGGCCTCTTCCGCCGACCGCCGTTCGCGACAGCGGTGCTCGGCGCCATGGCGGTGTTCGTCGCACTGAACGTGACTCTGCTGCTCAACACCCTCTACCTCCAGCACGCCCGCAGCTGGACACCGCTCGAAAGCGGTGCCGCCACCCTGCCCATGGCACTCGGGGCCACCCTGTGCGCGACCTGGTCCGGCGCCCTGGTCGCACGCTTTGGACCGCGGCGTCCGCTGATCCTCGCGGGCGCCTTCACCACGGCCGGCGGTGTGTGCCTGATCAACCTTGACCAGGACACGAGCGTGCCGCTGCTCCTCCTCGCCCACCTCCTGATCGGCATCGGGTTCGGCTTCGCCAACGCCCCCCTCACCAATACCGCGGTCAGCGGCCTGCCGCCCTCCCGGGCCGGCGTGGCAGGGGCCGTCACCTCCACCGCCCGCCAGGTCGGTGCGGCCATCGGCATCGCCGTCGCCGGAGGCCTCGTCGCGGGCGCCGGCCCCAACAGCCTCGCCGCCGCCTCCCGTCCGGGATGGCTGCTCGTGGCGGCCTGCGGGCTCTTCCTCTTCGCCGTCGCGCGCGCCTCACAGCCCGTAGCCGTCGACACCCTCCAACCGAGTGCAGACTCCATGCAGGGTGCCCTCAAACCGCAAAGCCGACGAGCTTGA
- a CDS encoding integrase core domain-containing protein encodes MQRPVELAQYVSRAFAGLCDQFGVTRSMGAAGTSADNAACEGFHASLKRETLQGAHDYGDADTCRRAVFAWLTRYNTRRRHSANGHLSPDEYEHRHHAAKLTLAA; translated from the coding sequence TTGCAACGACCGGTTGAACTCGCCCAATACGTCTCCCGGGCCTTCGCCGGTCTCTGTGACCAGTTCGGGGTGACCCGGTCGATGGGTGCGGCCGGCACCAGCGCCGACAACGCGGCCTGCGAAGGCTTCCACGCGTCCCTGAAACGCGAGACCCTCCAGGGCGCCCACGACTACGGCGACGCCGACACCTGCCGCAGGGCCGTCTTCGCCTGGCTGACCCGCTACAACACCCGCCGCCGGCACTCCGCCAACGGCCACCTCAGCCCCGACGAATACGAACACCGACACCACGCCGCTAAACTCACGCTCGCCGCGTGA
- a CDS encoding helix-turn-helix domain-containing protein has translation MDTELAELIDSIGPRLRALRRDRGLTLETLAGDTGISVSTLSRLESGRRRPTLDLLIPLARAHRVALDQLVTAPATGDPRVHLKPRSREHGSVLVPLTQYPGRVQVFKQVLAHREPRLVTHSGYEWLYVLAGELRLILGEREITLRPGEVAEFDTSEPHWFGPAGAEAVEILHLFGPHGDQAVVRTGPAVRPPRDRPRA, from the coding sequence ATGGACACCGAACTCGCGGAACTCATCGACAGCATCGGGCCACGACTGCGGGCCCTACGGCGCGACCGCGGCCTCACCCTCGAAACCCTCGCGGGGGACACCGGAATCTCGGTGAGCACGCTGTCGCGCCTGGAGTCGGGCCGGCGGCGTCCGACGCTCGACCTCCTCATCCCGCTCGCCCGGGCCCACCGCGTCGCGCTGGACCAACTGGTGACTGCTCCGGCCACCGGTGATCCGCGAGTCCATCTCAAGCCCCGGAGCCGGGAGCACGGGAGTGTGCTGGTCCCGCTGACGCAGTACCCGGGCCGGGTCCAGGTCTTCAAGCAGGTGCTCGCCCACCGGGAACCGAGACTGGTAACCCACTCCGGCTACGAATGGCTCTACGTGCTCGCCGGCGAGCTCCGCCTCATCCTCGGAGAGCGCGAGATCACTCTACGGCCGGGCGAGGTGGCCGAGTTCGACACCAGTGAACCCCACTGGTTCGGCCCCGCCGGCGCCGAAGCGGTGGAAATCCTGCACCTGTTCGGTCCCCACGGCGACCAGGCCGTCGTCCGCACCGGCCCGGCGGTCAGGCCTCCTCGGGACCGGCCGAGGGCGTGA
- a CDS encoding nuclear transport factor 2 family protein, translating to MIAYINVTGTAANARVDTNDVSGLCFTDYYNLLKIEGTWTIVSKIYHTNDAPES from the coding sequence GTGATCGCTTACATCAACGTAACCGGCACCGCAGCCAACGCGCGTGTCGATACCAACGATGTCTCCGGCCTGTGCTTCACCGACTACTACAACCTGCTGAAAATCGAGGGCACGTGGACCATTGTCAGCAAGATCTACCACACCAACGACGCGCCAGAATCCTAG
- a CDS encoding IclR family transcriptional regulator, producing MSEERGVRGVKSAARTVALLELLAARGEQPSRLDELAEELGVPRSSMYQLLQTLVDCGWVRTDATGSLYGIGIRALLTGTGYLDGDRRIRAVRPYLDEASDALGETIHMARLDGADVVYLATRESHEYLRTISRVGRRVPAHAGALGKALLAERTDDELDMRLGPLTALTENTRTDRAALLADLAQVRERGYSIDREETVTGIAGFGFALRYDTPATDAISCSVPVARLTRDHEARIVSVMREVRARIEDHLPPVPGTPDWR from the coding sequence ATGTCGGAGGAGAGAGGTGTCCGCGGAGTGAAGTCGGCGGCCCGGACCGTCGCGCTGCTGGAACTGCTCGCCGCGCGGGGCGAGCAGCCCTCGCGTCTGGACGAACTCGCGGAGGAACTGGGCGTGCCGCGAAGCAGCATGTACCAGCTGCTCCAGACCCTTGTCGACTGTGGTTGGGTCCGTACCGACGCCACCGGCTCCCTCTACGGCATCGGGATCCGCGCCCTGCTCACCGGTACCGGCTATCTGGACGGCGACCGGCGCATCCGTGCGGTCCGGCCGTACCTCGACGAGGCGTCGGACGCGCTCGGCGAGACGATCCACATGGCACGGCTCGACGGCGCGGACGTCGTCTACCTCGCCACCCGTGAGTCCCACGAGTACCTGCGCACCATCAGCCGGGTCGGCCGCCGTGTCCCCGCCCATGCCGGTGCGCTCGGCAAGGCGCTGCTCGCCGAGCGCACCGACGACGAACTGGACATGAGGCTCGGGCCGTTGACGGCCCTCACGGAGAACACGCGCACCGACCGTGCCGCACTGCTCGCCGACCTGGCCCAGGTGCGCGAGCGCGGCTACTCCATCGACCGCGAGGAGACGGTGACCGGTATCGCCGGGTTCGGCTTCGCCCTGCGCTACGACACACCGGCCACCGACGCCATCAGCTGCTCGGTCCCGGTGGCCCGCCTGACCCGGGACCACGAGGCCCGCATTGTCTCCGTGATGCGGGAGGTACGGGCGAGGATCGAAGACCACCTGCCACCCGTCCCGGGCACACCCGACTGGCGCTGA
- a CDS encoding winged helix-turn-helix domain-containing protein codes for MAATIGVAAEVYYSLELLGENRELPHFRTWRSAVAGRMGADTRPLTSLVPVRGPGLDLLALMGDVPSVDHAVDNLLHAPVSRLRREFEGLDFHPGHLPWARRVCEGDRDARRELADAVRACHRLTVEPYWDRGRSELVALSTRCANLVLEGGIDLLLRSICAPLVRWRPPVLEAPYPRRVEVRLQGRGLTITPTVFAKHPVSFLWDPLDTAQPPRLSVPALRRPLIDTGPAEADGSAIRNLGSLLGRTRAAALQVTAEGCTTSELARRLNVTAAAASQHATVLRNADLITTSRRGGSVLHHITPLGLALLRTGALTEP; via the coding sequence GTGGCCGCGACGATCGGCGTCGCAGCGGAGGTCTATTACAGCCTGGAGCTGCTGGGAGAGAACCGGGAACTTCCTCACTTCCGCACGTGGCGGTCAGCGGTCGCGGGCCGGATGGGAGCGGACACGCGCCCCCTGACGTCCCTGGTTCCGGTGCGCGGCCCGGGGCTTGATCTGCTGGCCTTGATGGGCGATGTGCCCTCTGTGGACCACGCCGTGGACAACCTGCTGCATGCCCCGGTGTCCCGGCTGCGACGCGAGTTCGAGGGTCTCGACTTCCACCCCGGACACCTGCCATGGGCCAGGCGGGTGTGCGAGGGCGACCGCGACGCGCGCCGGGAGCTCGCCGATGCCGTGCGCGCCTGCCATCGGCTGACCGTGGAGCCCTACTGGGATCGAGGTCGGTCCGAACTGGTCGCGCTGTCCACTCGTTGCGCGAACCTGGTGTTGGAGGGAGGCATCGATCTGCTGCTGCGTTCGATCTGCGCACCACTGGTCCGCTGGCGTCCACCGGTGCTCGAAGCTCCCTATCCGCGCCGAGTTGAGGTGCGTCTCCAGGGAAGGGGACTGACCATCACGCCCACGGTCTTCGCGAAGCACCCGGTGAGCTTTCTGTGGGACCCGCTCGATACTGCCCAGCCACCCCGACTGAGCGTGCCGGCTCTCCGCCGGCCGCTGATCGATACCGGGCCGGCGGAAGCGGACGGCTCCGCCATACGGAACCTGGGGTCTCTGCTCGGCCGCACGCGAGCCGCCGCTCTACAGGTGACAGCAGAAGGCTGCACGACGAGCGAACTGGCTCGCCGCCTCAACGTCACGGCGGCAGCGGCCAGTCAGCACGCGACCGTGCTGCGAAACGCCGACCTCATCACCACCAGCCGCCGAGGCGGGTCCGTGCTGCACCACATCACCCCTCTCGGGCTGGCGCTGCTGCGGACCGGCGCCCTGACGGAACCGTGA
- a CDS encoding RidA family protein produces MTAIDSYSHGVSGEREFGFAQAIKVDHTIYVSGQLSHDAEGKFLHSDDFDAQSEQVFANFEKVLAHYGATRNQVVSETQYIVDLPKYNNAMAAANLAYFGDHRPTSSTIGVAHLFFPGQLIETNFVVDTRLPA; encoded by the coding sequence ATGACTGCGATCGATTCCTACAGCCACGGCGTCTCGGGCGAGCGTGAGTTCGGCTTCGCCCAGGCCATCAAGGTCGACCACACGATCTACGTCTCGGGCCAGCTCTCCCACGACGCAGAGGGCAAATTCCTCCATTCCGACGACTTCGATGCCCAGAGCGAGCAGGTCTTCGCCAACTTCGAGAAGGTCCTCGCCCACTACGGCGCCACGCGCAACCAGGTCGTCTCCGAGACCCAGTACATCGTCGACCTGCCGAAGTACAACAACGCCATGGCGGCCGCCAACCTGGCCTACTTCGGCGACCACCGCCCCACCAGCAGCACCATCGGCGTCGCCCACCTGTTCTTCCCCGGCCAGCTCATCGAGACCAACTTCGTCGTGGACACCCGTCTGCCCGCCTGA
- a CDS encoding BTAD domain-containing putative transcriptional regulator: MEFQLLGPFAVRHEGRQVLAGSRRQERCLLSVLLLHAGRAVTTERLIDLMWNGDAPASARGTVHTYIGRLRVALKPYGVRVETRHDGYAVEQGPHTIDAQEFTFLVRQAADAGDPVERVRLYDEALGLWRGPLLADVADDRLRTRLGGPLDELRLSAVEQRVEAQLTMGLHDRVVADLTPLVEEHPGRERLVAAQMTALYRGGRQADALNLYRSTRKVLVTEFGIEPGAELQTLHDRILHGDHRLDRPPGPVYAVRVDDQWLPWSTSGHPALEFCNTYAGWGADRLPGSEWLRGYAALAVWAGHMDLIGERLVTGLREQALRHPDVAATALAEARQFRTNLYACLTDPDDARAFTVVAGTVEDAARHSVFTRGEDGLGRWQPSPSSGLRLPLCAVARSAGELLAEPRRFTVRSCPSEDCGWLFLDASGRRRWCSLATCGVKRTSLSPLHRTRSAG; encoded by the coding sequence ATGGAGTTCCAGTTGCTCGGTCCGTTCGCCGTCCGCCACGAGGGACGACAGGTGCTGGCGGGCAGCCGCCGCCAGGAGCGGTGCCTGCTGTCGGTACTGCTGCTGCACGCGGGCCGCGCCGTGACGACCGAGCGCCTGATCGACCTGATGTGGAACGGTGATGCGCCCGCCTCCGCCCGCGGCACCGTTCACACCTACATAGGCCGATTACGTGTCGCTCTCAAGCCGTACGGAGTGCGCGTCGAAACCCGGCATGACGGCTACGCGGTCGAGCAGGGCCCTCATACGATCGACGCGCAGGAGTTCACCTTCCTCGTCCGGCAGGCGGCTGATGCCGGTGACCCCGTGGAGCGAGTCCGGCTCTACGACGAGGCCCTCGGTCTGTGGCGGGGCCCGCTGCTCGCGGACGTGGCCGACGACCGGCTGCGCACCCGCCTCGGCGGTCCCCTCGACGAACTGCGCCTCTCCGCTGTGGAGCAGCGAGTGGAGGCGCAGCTCACCATGGGTCTCCACGACCGTGTCGTGGCGGATCTGACACCGCTGGTCGAGGAGCATCCAGGACGGGAACGGCTGGTCGCCGCCCAGATGACCGCTCTCTACCGAGGCGGCCGCCAGGCCGATGCCCTCAACCTGTACCGCAGCACGCGCAAAGTGCTGGTGACCGAGTTCGGCATCGAACCGGGCGCAGAACTGCAGACGCTTCACGACCGCATCTTGCATGGCGATCACCGGCTGGACCGGCCTCCCGGACCGGTCTACGCCGTGCGGGTCGACGACCAATGGTTGCCATGGAGCACGAGCGGACACCCCGCACTGGAGTTCTGCAACACCTATGCGGGCTGGGGCGCGGACCGGCTGCCGGGATCAGAGTGGCTGCGCGGCTACGCCGCGCTTGCCGTGTGGGCTGGCCATATGGACCTGATCGGGGAGCGGTTGGTCACTGGGTTGCGGGAGCAGGCGCTGCGGCACCCCGACGTGGCTGCCACCGCGCTCGCCGAGGCGCGGCAGTTTCGTACGAACCTGTATGCCTGTCTGACCGATCCGGACGACGCCCGTGCCTTCACGGTGGTGGCAGGCACGGTGGAGGACGCTGCCAGACACTCGGTCTTCACCCGTGGCGAGGACGGCCTCGGACGCTGGCAGCCCTCACCCTCCTCCGGTTTGCGGCTGCCTCTCTGTGCGGTTGCCCGCAGTGCGGGCGAATTGCTCGCGGAACCACGACGCTTCACGGTCCGCAGTTGCCCCAGCGAGGACTGCGGTTGGTTGTTCCTCGACGCGAGCGGGCGGCGCAGATGGTGCAGCTTGGCCACCTGCGGCGTCAAACGGACGTCCTTGTCCCCGTTACACCGGACGCGATCAGCGGGGTAG